A region from the Palaemon carinicauda isolate YSFRI2023 chromosome 9, ASM3689809v2, whole genome shotgun sequence genome encodes:
- the LOC137646881 gene encoding cytochrome P450 2U1-like translates to MTWLTLILLGIVALILYMVLNQPDSKGMPPGPKGLPLIGNLLDLLFEEPPKYFNRMAETYGPLYSIQLGFKRVVVINSSHWLTQAFARQGDMFNHRPRGTVLNFIMSGKGIVDAEDQVWRDSRRFTLHILRDFGMGKSTVEAYVNRELHDFLEAIQKKVGQPYDIHYDVATSILNIVWHMFVGKRFEMGDKTLKWIVDSLELSLTMVEQGGFLNYTPILQFIGTFFKPKAFKVGLNVKHRLEYFTKLIEEHKQNLDNPDREHDFMYQFLIEQRKQKEQGKENTTFTDNQLKWLVSDLFIVSLDTTVTTLRWSMVFLVRHPEIQEKLFQELEAAIGTERHPTYEDRLRMPYMEAFITEIFRYGSITPLAVHGNPEETTLNGYRIPKRSWVVGNIYGIHWDKKVWKDPENFRPERFLDEEGQLIRSEHVVGFSVGRRNCLGESLARIETFQFLTGMLQKFKFGVPPGNDIPSTDYQCGVTLNPKPFNLMVKERFAKAG, encoded by the exons ATGACGTGGTTAACTTTAATCCTACTTGGGATAGTGGCCTTAATTTTGTATATGGTCCTTAATCAACCTGACTCCAAGGGCATGCCCCCAGGACCAAAAGGCCTGCCTCTAATTGGCAATCTGCTTGACCTACTCTTTGAGGAGCCTCCTAAATACTTCAACAG AATGGCAGAAACATACGGCCCTCTATACAGCATACAGTTGGGTTTTAAACGAGTTGTCGTGATCAACTCTTCCCACTGGTTGACACAAGCCTTCGCCAGGCAGGGAGACATGTTTAACCATCGACCCAGAGGAACAGTCCTCAACTTCATAATGAGTGGTAAAG GTATTGTTGATGCAGAAGACCAAGTCTGGCGTGACTCAAGGCGTTTCACTCTTCACATCCTTCGAGACTTTGGCATGGGAAAAAGTACTGTGGAGGCCTACGTCAATAGGGAGCTTCACGATTTCTTGGAGGCCATTCAG AAAAAGGTGGGCCAACCATATGACATTCACTATGATGTGGCCACCTCCATTCTCAACATAGTGTGGCACATGTTCGTTGGTAAGCGATTTGAAATGGGAGATAAGACTCTGAAATGGATTGTGGATTCTTTGGAGTTATCGCTGACCATGGTGGAACAGGGTGGCTTCCTCAACTACACTCCTATATTACA ATTCATCGGCACATTCTTTAAGCCAAAGGCTTTCAAAGTTGGACTAAACGTAAAGCATCGGCTGGAATATTTCACAAAACTTATCGAAGAGCACAAGCAAAATCTGGACAATCCTGATCGTGAGCACGACTTTATGTATCAGTTCCTTATCGAACAGAGAAAACAAAAAGAGCAGGGCAAAGAGAATACGACATTTACAG ACAACCAACTGAAATGGCTGGTTAGTGACCTCTTCATAGTGAGTCTTGATACAACGGTAACAACACTTCGTTGGAGTATGGTGTTCCTTGTCAGGCATCCTGAAATACAGGAAAAACTCTTCCAAGAGTTGGAGGCTGCCATCGGCACAGAACGTCACCCAAC GTACGAAGACCGCCTGAGGATGCCGTACATGGAAGCATTCATCACCGAGATCTTCCGTTACGGTTCAATTACACCCCTGGCAGTTCATGGAAACCCAGAAGAAACAACATTAAACGGATACAGAATCCCTAAGAGGTCCTGGGTTGTCGGAAATATCTATGGTATTCACTGGGATAAGAAG GTGTGGAAAGATCCTGAAAATTTCCGACCAGAGAGATTCCTTGACGAGGAAGGTCAGCTCATTCGGTCTGAGCATGTTGTGGGATTCTCTGTTG GTCGAAGAAACTGTCTTGGAGAATCCCTAGCTAGGATCGAGACCTTCCAGTTCCTGACTGGAATGCTACAGAAGTTCAAGTTTGGCGTCCCGCCCGGAAACGACATCCCTAGTACGGATTACCAGTGTGGCGTCACTCTGAACCCAAAGCCCTTCAATCTTATGGTGAAGGAGAGATTTGCCAAAGCTGGATGA